One part of the Botrytis cinerea B05.10 chromosome 8, complete sequence genome encodes these proteins:
- the Bcrsr1 gene encoding Bcrsr1: MATRTSQRTYHIVVLGAGGVGKSCLTAQFVQNIWIESYDPTIEDSYRKVIEVDGRQCMLEILDTAGTEQFTAMRELYMKTGQGFLLVFSITSQSSLNELSELRETIIRIKDDENVPIVIVGNKSDLEQDRVVSRQAAFNVSQSWGNAPYYETSARRRANVDEVFIDLCRQIIRRDNNRSTPDVEDEVNSPVEKRHHRMRRLGRCVIL, encoded by the exons ATGGCGACGAGGACTTCACA GAGAACTTATCACATTGTGGTATTGGGTGCTG GTGGTGTTGGCAAGAGTTGTCTAACCG CACAATTTGTTCAGAATATTTGGATCGAAAGTTATGATCCAACGATTGAGGATTCGTACCGCAAGGTCATCGAGGTTGAT GGACGACAATGCATGTTGGAGAT ATTAGATACCGCGGGTACGGAACAATTCA CCGCCATGAG AGAACTCTACATGAAAACCGGACAAGGATTCCTCCTCGTCTTCAGTATCACCTCGCAAAGCTCCCTCAACGAACTCAGCGAACTCCGCGAGACCATCATACGTATAAAAGATGACGAAAATGTCCCGATAGTGATTGTCGGGAACAAAAGTGATCTGGAACAAGATCGTGTGGTCAGTAGACAGGCGGCTTTTAATGTTAGTCAGAGTTGGGGGAATGCGCCGTATTATGAGACGAGTGCTAGGAGGAGGG CAAATGTAGATGAAGTCTTCATTGACCTCTGCAGGCAAATCATCCGTCGAGATAATAATCGATCAACGCCCGATGTCGAAGATGAAGTCAATTCGCCGGTGGAGAAAAGACATCATCGGATGAGACGGTTGGGGAGATGTGTGATATTATGA
- the Bcrsr1 gene encoding Bcrsr1, whose translation MATRTSQRTYHIVVLGAGGVGKSCLTAQFVQNIWIESYDPTIEDSYRKVIEVDGRQCMLEILDTAGTEQFTAMRYIPSNPNFISLFRTSIPKPPLTFPLQRTLHENRTRIPPRLQYHLAKLPQRTQRTPRDHHTYKR comes from the exons ATGGCGACGAGGACTTCACA GAGAACTTATCACATTGTGGTATTGGGTGCTG GTGGTGTTGGCAAGAGTTGTCTAACCG CACAATTTGTTCAGAATATTTGGATCGAAAGTTATGATCCAACGATTGAGGATTCGTACCGCAAGGTCATCGAGGTTGAT GGACGACAATGCATGTTGGAGAT ATTAGATACCGCGGGTACGGAACAATTCA CCGCCATGAGGTACATACCAAGCAATCCtaatttcatttctctcttccgCACCTCCATTCCCAAACCCCCACTCACATTTCCTCTTCAGAGAACTCTACATGAAAACCGGACAAGGATTCCTCCTCGTCTTCAGTATCACCTCGCAAAGCTCCCTCAACGAACTCAGCGAACTCCGCGAGACCATCATACGTATAAAAGATGA